In Setaria viridis chromosome 5, Setaria_viridis_v4.0, whole genome shotgun sequence, the genomic stretch AACACATCAGTTTTTGGAATCTCTTGATGACAAAAGAAAAGTTTGATACATTTATGATGATAAAGTAGGAAAAGTTTGGTACATTTATGATGACAGAATTTTAATGTCTCACTTTaaggaatttatttattttttcttatacAGGTACTGCTGTCAAACCTTTTGGGTCCTTTGTATCAGATCTTTACTCAAAATCTGGCGATCTAGATTTATCAGTTCAGTTTGGGAATGGTTTAAACCTCCCtataaacaagaaaaagaagcagAATGTCCTGAGAGAAGTTAGGAGAGCTTTACAAATTCGAGGTAACCTTGGTTATATTGCTCCCAAAATAGATAATGTATGCTATACTGCACATTAAGCAAGCATGAAAAATAGCATCCTAGATTTTGTGTCAAAGGTGTGACAGTTTTATCCATGGTTGCTTGATTCAGTATTATATGTACCATCATCATGTGATTCCATAATTATTCCAAAACTGTCTCATTTAAACTTGGTTTTATTGCTTTTACTGTATTCAGGCGTTGCTGGATATATACAGTTCATTCCTCATGCAAGAGTTCCGGTCATTCAATATGTGAGCAACCGCTTTGGCATCTCCTGTGATATATCGGTCAACAACTTTGCTGGTCGAATTAAATCTAAAATCTTCTACTGGGTGAATACTTTAGATGAGCGGTTTGGTGATATGGTTTTGCTGGTATGATCTAGTTAGCTAAGAGTTATTTTCTGCCACATTTTTTGTTGGCAAGCTGAATGCTCAGCATCATCTTTCCTTCCAGATCAAGGAATGGGCAAAAGCACAAAACATTAATGATCCAAAGAGTGGGTCCCTCAACTCCTATTCACTTTGCCTACTTGTCCTCTTTCATTTTCAGGTATTATTTCTTACGTCAATATCTCTTGTTATTCTTTACTTATTTATGGTTTCACTAAACCTCTTGCTTATTCTTACACTCTACGTTGATTTTTTAGACATCCGAGCCACCAATTCTACCACCTCTGAAGGATATTTATGAAGGGAACATTACAGAGGATATTACAGGTTAAATAGAATTCGCTTTGCATTTGATTATTGTCTAGAATAGTAGCATTTCAGTGCCTAGTTTTTTACTCAGTTCATTCACTTGCAGAAGCTACACTTTATGATGAGCAACATCTTGATGAGCTTTGTGTCACAAACATAGCAAGATATAGACTCCAGAACATGCACCAAAGAAATGAAAGTTCTCTTTGTCGTCTACTTGGGACATTTTTCAAAAAGGTACTGAACATTGAGACCCCACTATGCTGACTAACTCAGCATATTGTGATCGTTGTAGGTACTACCACTACCTCTTGCTGTTTGCATCTTGGTAAAACATGATATTAATGTTTCTTGATGTCATTCTTTTATCTCTGTTAGGCTCATTGACTCGTCTGCTACTTTGTAGTCCATCTTAGTCCGTTTTATGCTCTTCATCGTTATTACCTTGATACAAGGGTTGAATATCTGTCTTCTCTTTGGGGTTGAGCTTGGGAGGGTAAAGAAGCTTATCTAGTATGATCTGTTGTTGTTGGAACATTGTTTATTCAACTTGGGTCTTGTTTGGTATTGTACCATCCATTCTGCTTCAGCATTTCTTTAATACACATTGACTTGTGTACATTGAAGtatcttttatatttattatagTGCTAACATTTTACTAGAATTTGTTAGATTCCCCTTGACTAGCAAGATTCTGCAGCATAGCATAGTGCAACAGCCCACTGCAAGCTGCCCTAGATTTTCCTGATCAACTAAGCCAAGAATTTCATGGATCTTTTTTTAGGGAATAGCATTTTGTTGCCAAATGATCTAATCCCTTCTCATGAGATTAGTTTATTTTGATAGGTTAAGTTGTTAAGATATTGCTGGCACAAAACACGTTAGGGATTTATGACACTGCTTTCCAACATAATTGGGTATTATTTATTTCGTTTATCAAAAGTGTACAACCATTCAATAAAAAGGCACTGCAGCATTATTTATTCATTAAAGTTTAGGTGGTTATCATATTCTGACAAGTGCTTTCATTCCTTGCAGTTTGCTCATATCAGTGCCCTGCTGGATAATGTCATATCTACTTACTCGGGCCAGATTGAGCGAATCCAGGACAACCCAAGTTGGATGACTAAATCTTACCATTTATTTGTAAGCCTGCCTGTGCATTTGGTGGTTGTTGCTGATCTTAATCTTAGCCTATGTACTTACATCCCATCTGTTTGCCATCTTTTGTTTAGGTTGAAGATCCAGTTGAGAGACCGGATAATGCAGCTAGAGCGGTTAGTATGAAAGGTCTTGACCGAATTGCTAGTGCATTCAATGATGCTTGCCACAAGTTTGACTCTCTTGAGCATATCGACCGGAAAGAATTATTGGCGTTGTTGTGTACCCCTGGTGTTGGCTTGAAGCTTGGTGGGAGAGTCACAGCTAATTATTACACAAGAACTCCACCACAAAGGAATAATCAGCATGCCAGAACTGGAGGACGTGCGGAGAGTGATCGACGTTACCAGGTATCCAGGTTTACGGGAAGCAGAA encodes the following:
- the LOC117857409 gene encoding protein HESO1 produces the protein MVDSVHDNIVLRNCVKDILAQIKPVEDDRSKRLSTIQELENCIHSLASLAGTAVKPFGSFVSDLYSKSGDLDLSVQFGNGLNLPINKKKKQNVLREVRRALQIRGVAGYIQFIPHARVPVIQYVSNRFGISCDISVNNFAGRIKSKIFYWVNTLDERFGDMVLLIKEWAKAQNINDPKSGSLNSYSLCLLVLFHFQTSEPPILPPLKDIYEGNITEDITEATLYDEQHLDELCVTNIARYRLQNMHQRNESSLCRLLGTFFKKFAHISALLDNVISTYSGQIERIQDNPSWMTKSYHLFVEDPVERPDNAARAVSMKGLDRIASAFNDACHKFDSLEHIDRKELLALLCTPGVGLKLGGRVTANYYTRTPPQRNNQHARTGGRAESDRRYQVSRFTGSRTVHKNPQANTTAHQAAVQFRNHPQVRQTAVAHPNHSPQNYTTVHQTAPYQNHTVPQVYSAQPQTAGPYQNQYQQVYAAGFQTEGPYLDHNQVHGTGFQTARPYQGHNQVYQAGFQPAGTYQNQNQQVRTPGLQTTGPNQNQQRRKGYTSNHQTNRHAAMTARYEPVRGQFNNGSIWDSRSQASNSAASQR